Proteins encoded within one genomic window of Macaca fascicularis isolate 582-1 chromosome 16, T2T-MFA8v1.1:
- the TVP23C gene encoding Golgi apparatus membrane protein TVP23 homolog C isoform X2 — MLQQDSNDDTEDVSLFDAEEETTNRPRKIRHPVASFFHLFFRVSAIVVYLLCELLSSSFITCMVTIILLLSCDFWAVKNVTGRLMVGLRWWNHIDEDGKSHWVFESRKESSQENKTVSEAESRIFWLGLIACPVLWVIFAFSALFSFRVKWLAVVIMGVVLQGANLYGYIRCKVGSRKNLTSMATSYFGKQFLRQNTGDDQTS; from the exons ATGTTGCAGCAG GATAGTAATGATGACACTGAAGATGTTTCCCTGTTTGATGCAGAAGAGGAGACGACTAATAGACCAAGAAAAATCAG ACATCCAGTAGCATCATTTTTCCACTTATTCTTTCGAGTCAGTGCAATCGTCGTCTATCTTCTCTGTGAGTTGCTCAGCAGCAGCTTTATTACCTGTATGGTGACAATTATCTTGTTGTTGTCGTGTGACTTTTGGGCAGTGAAG AATGTCACAGGTAGACTAATGGTTGGCCTACGTTGGTGGAATCACATTGATGAAGATGGAAAGAGCCACTGGGTATTTGAATCTAGAAAG GAGTCCTCTCAAGAGAATAAAACTGTGTCAGAGGCTGAATCAAGAATCTTTTGGTTGGGACTTATTGCCTGTCCAGTGCTGTGGGTGATATTTGCCTTTAGTGCACTCTTCTCCTTCAGAGTAAAATGGTTG GCGGTGGTTATCATGGGTGTGGTGCTACAAGGTGCCAACCTGTATGGTTACATCAGGTGTAAGGTGGGCAGCAGAAAGAATTTAACCAGCATGGCTACTTCATATTTTGGAAAGCAGTTCTTACGACAA AACACTGGAGATGATCAGACTTCCTGA
- the TVP23C gene encoding Golgi apparatus membrane protein TVP23 homolog C isoform X1 yields MVGLRWWNHIDEDGKSHWVFESRKESSQENKTVSEAESRIFWLGLIACPVLWVIFAFSALFSFRVKWLAVVIMGVVLQGANLYGYIRCKVGSRKNLTSMATSYFGKQFLRQNTGDDQTS; encoded by the exons ATGGTTGGCCTACGTTGGTGGAATCACATTGATGAAGATGGAAAGAGCCACTGGGTATTTGAATCTAGAAAG GAGTCCTCTCAAGAGAATAAAACTGTGTCAGAGGCTGAATCAAGAATCTTTTGGTTGGGACTTATTGCCTGTCCAGTGCTGTGGGTGATATTTGCCTTTAGTGCACTCTTCTCCTTCAGAGTAAAATGGTTG GCGGTGGTTATCATGGGTGTGGTGCTACAAGGTGCCAACCTGTATGGTTACATCAGGTGTAAGGTGGGCAGCAGAAAGAATTTAACCAGCATGGCTACTTCATATTTTGGAAAGCAGTTCTTACGACAA AACACTGGAGATGATCAGACTTCCTGA